Proteins from a genomic interval of Haemorhous mexicanus isolate bHaeMex1 chromosome Z, bHaeMex1.pri, whole genome shotgun sequence:
- the LRRC70 gene encoding leucine-rich repeat-containing protein 70, with product MCVLQSSSPCPGAFLYIFNCFLLLLLQKEAFGCPSACQLCTGRQVSCRNAGLSSIPWNLPKTTILVYLSGNNISHVSPNDLRGFLKLAALYMDNASILYVHPKAFLELPKLCYLHLNSNHIKRLDPGIFEGLSNLHYLYLQNNQIAFLPRGLFSDLLSVRYLTLQRNRLSVLGSGTFWGMISLQTLNLANNKISRISDAAFHHLENLAYLFLEGNNLPLVPSNAIGRLKNLERLSLSHNPIGSIQPFAFKGLNKLKYLSLKNVKLKCVVVNGFFGLNNLSQLILSYNDLENINSSTFTSLNNLMYLQLDRNKITSIGNGTFEKMGQSLKVLNLAFNNITELQPEVLKPLVSLTHLQVHSNPWNCSCKMLALLNWLASSSVSAKIHCQHPQSMRGRPLHYMKWARFSNCIGPAASLGSAPSLGSVGVHHSTTTLLMAWHKGKRHNTLEQFVTAETKYIGFWEGTAATSSTPLPYQAYAVEVPSQAATVLSTLPVQIPAKIIPTNRNVEEEWLFTTDPAPVSLKTSMICTQQVEKLNQAFDILLAFFILACAVILFLTCKIIQFRQKLKVLENSGEKSIEYYGFYQPGRYNITDSVQSLTRKSVEHSELDQIRLLKRTVSESQAQVILFEHSSL from the coding sequence ATGTGTGTTCTGCAAAGTTCTTCACCCTGCCCAGGAGCATTCCTGTATAtatttaattgttttcttttgttgctgCTCCAGAAGGAGGCTTTTGGCTGTCCATCTGCTTgtcagctctgcacagggagaCAAGTTAGCTGTCGTAATGCAGGGCTTTCGAGCATCCCTTGGAACCTTCCTAAAACAACAATTCTTGTTTACCTCAGTGGGAATAATATATCACATGTCTCTCCAAATGATCTAAGAGGCTTTCTGAAGCTTGCTGCACTCTACATGGATAATGCCAGTATTTTGTATGTGCACCCAAAAGCTTTTTTGGAACTTCCCAAACTGTGCTACTTGCATCTAAATAGCAATCATATTAAACGCCTGGATCCAGGAATCTTTGAAGGCCTTTCCAATCTTCATTATTTATACCTTCAGAATAATCAAATAGCTTTTCTTCCCAGAGGATTATTTAGTGATCTTCTTTCTGTTAGATATTTAACACTTCAAAGAAATCGTCTCAGTGTCCTTGGAAGTGGGACTTTCTGGGGAATGATAAGTCTCCAAACACTAAACTTAGCAAATAATAAGATTTCACGGATATCAGATGCAGCATTTCATCATCTTGAAAATCTTGCATATTTGTTTCTTGAAGGTAACAACTTACCACTAGTGCCATCAAATGCTATTGGAAGGCTCAAAAATCTTGAAAGACTGTCTTTGTCTCACAATCCCATTGGATCAATTCAGCCTTTTGCATTTAAGGGACTTAATAAGCTTAAATATCTGTCTTTGAAAAATGTCAAGCTAAAATGTGTTGTTGTAAATGGATTTTTTGGATTAAACAACCTTAGCCAGCTAATCTTAAGTTATAATGatttagaaaatataaattcCAGCACTTTTACCTCATTGAACAATTTAATGTACCTACAGctagacagaaataaaataaccagTATTGGCAATGGTACCTTTGAAAAAATGGGGCAGTCACTCAAAGTACTCAATTTAGCTTTTAATAATATCACAGAGCTACAACCTGAAGTGCTCAAGCCCTTAGTATCTTTAACTCATCTGCAGGTACATTCTAATCCTTggaactgcagctgcaaaatgcTTGCATTACTTAATTGGCTAGCATCATCTTCCGTTTCTGCAAAAATCCACTGTCAGCATCCTCAGAGTATGCGTGGTAGACCTTTGCATTATATGAAATGGGCTCGGTTTTCAAACTGCATTGGACCCGCTGCCAGCCTAGGCTCTGCCCCAAGTCTGGGATCTGTTGGGGTGCATCACAGCACTACCACTCTGCTGATGGCTTGGCATAAAGGGAAAAGGCACAACACATTGGAACAGTTTGTCACTGCAGAAACTAAGTATATTGGTTTCTGGGAGGGAACTGCAGCTACATCTTCTACCCCCTTGCCTTATCAGGCATATGCTGTTGAAGTGCCATCACAGGCAGCTACAGTGTTATCTACATTACCAGTGCAAATTCCAGCAAAAATTATACCTACTAATAGAAATGTAGAAGAAGAATGGTTGTTTACAACAGATCCTGCTCCTGTATCATTAAAAACAAGCATGATTTGTACACAACAGGTTGAAAAGCTGAATCAAGCTTTTGATATTTTACTAGCCTTTTTCATTCTGGCTTGTGCTGTTATCCTGTTCTTAACCTGCAAAATTATTCAGTTTAGGCAAAAACTAAAGGTGCTGGAAAACTCAGGGGAAAAGAGTATAGAATATTATGGCTTTTATCAGCCTGGCAGATACAACATAACTGACTCAGTGCAGTCTCTAACTCGGAAATCAGTGGAACATTCAGAACTGGACCAAATAAGGCTGCTCAAGCGAACAGTATCAGAAAGTCAGGCACAGGTCATCTTGTTCGAACATTCATCATTGTAA